The proteins below come from a single Garra rufa chromosome 3, GarRuf1.0, whole genome shotgun sequence genomic window:
- the fis1 gene encoding mitochondrial fission 1 protein yields MEAVVSDIVAPEDLKRFEKKYNAELVKGPVSRETTFEYAWCLIRSKYTNDIVKGIQLLEELVHTCKKDDQRDFLFYLAVANYRLKEYERALKYIRTLLKNEPENKQALELEKLINNALKKDGFVGMAIVGGIGLGVAGLAGLIGLAVAKGAKS; encoded by the exons ATGGAGGCGGTTGTGTCGGATATAGTGGCACCAGAAGATCTAAAG AGGTTTGAGAAGAAATATAACGCTGAGCTGGTGAAAGGACCTGTTTCCAGGGAAACTACTTTTGAATACGCCTGGTGTTTGATCAGAAGCAAGTACACAAACGACATTGTAAAAGGCATTCAGCTATTGGAAG AACTGGTTCATACATGCAAAAAAGATGATCAGAGAGATTTTCTCTTCTACCTTGCTGTTGCAAACTATAGACTTAAG GAATATGAGAGAGCACTGAAGTACATTCGAACTCTGCTGAAGAATGAACCAGAGAATAAACAGGCCCTGGAACTGGAGAAACTCATCAACAATGCGCTAAAAAAAG ATGGATTTGTTGGCATGGCTATCGTCGGCGGTATCGGTTTAGGTGTGGCCGGATTGGCTGGTCTTATTGGTTTGGCCGTGGCCAAAGGTGCAAAGTCCTAA